A stretch of Castanea sativa cultivar Marrone di Chiusa Pesio chromosome 2, ASM4071231v1 DNA encodes these proteins:
- the LOC142625272 gene encoding serine/threonine-protein phosphatase 7 long form homolog — translation MTIDPGPIDRSVLTEQVKHRSELLWNPGGQDPPGTLDCRSRHEELRLRDPMVDDRVLAIVRLLGLEGLHLVPSIQLDHALITAFVERWRPETHTFHLSHGEMTITLQDVEVIMGLPIEGEAMVGPSKRIWEDVCAEMLGIQIPNGPQTMLKGQRILIPALVERIRQPLPLNANEIQIH, via the exons ATGACAATAGATCCTGGACCCATTGATCGTAGTGTATTGACGGAACAAGTTAAACATCGATCTGAGTTACTGTGGAACCCTGGGGGACAG GATCCTCCTGGCACATTGGATTGTCGAAGTCGCCATGAAGAATTGAGACTTCGAGATCCTATGGTAGATGATCGTGTCCTTGCCATTGTGAGGTTGCTTGGTCTAGAGGGTCTGCACTTGGTCCCATCCATACAACTAGACCATGCACTGATCACTGCATTTGTAGAGCGATGGCGCCCAGAGACCCATACATTCCACCTATCACATGGTGAGATGACGATCACATTGCAAGATGTGGAAGTTATCATGGGGTTGCCCATCGAGGGTGAGGCAATGGTTGGGCCTTCTAAAAGAATTTGGGAAGACGTGTGTGCTGAAATGCTTGgaattcaaattccaaatgGCCCTCAAACTATGCTAAAAGGTCAAAGGATTCTAATACCCGCACTTGTTGAAAGAATCAGACAACCACTGCCTCTGAATGCCAATGAGATTCAAATTCATTAG